Proteins encoded within one genomic window of Cellulomonas flavigena DSM 20109:
- a CDS encoding MarR family winged helix-turn-helix transcriptional regulator, translated as MAETDTGRPPRDEVDRIVLAWQRERPDLDVRPLTVLSRVSRLARHLDLARRATFARHDLETWEFDVLAALRRAGEPYRLSPGALLTQTLVTSGTMTNRIDRLAEQGLVERMPSPDDRRGVLVQLTPAGLRRVDEAFSALLAVERDLIGDLPEADRERLAELLRDVLTLFDAS; from the coding sequence ATGGCCGAGACCGACACCGGCCGCCCGCCCCGCGACGAGGTCGACCGCATCGTCCTCGCGTGGCAGCGCGAGCGCCCGGACCTGGACGTGCGGCCCCTGACCGTGCTCTCGCGCGTCAGCCGGCTCGCGCGCCACCTCGACCTCGCGCGCCGCGCCACGTTCGCGCGGCACGACCTGGAGACGTGGGAGTTCGACGTGCTCGCGGCGCTGCGCCGCGCCGGCGAGCCCTACCGGCTGTCCCCCGGTGCGCTGCTCACCCAGACCCTGGTCACCAGCGGCACCATGACCAACCGCATCGACCGCCTCGCCGAGCAGGGACTGGTCGAGCGCATGCCCTCCCCGGACGACCGCCGCGGCGTCCTCGTGCAGCTGACGCCCGCAGGCCTGCGACGCGTCGACGAGGCGTTCAGCGCCCTGCTCGCCGTCGAGCGCGACCTGATCGGCGACCTGCCGGAGGCGGACCGCGAGCGCCTCGCCGAGCTGCTGCGCGACGTGCTCACCCTGTTCGACGCGTCGTGA
- a CDS encoding SHOCT domain-containing protein — protein MGFIKAFAGAIGGTLADQWKDFLTPPDGLAPTAAIFPAVPRGQNAGRGSNTKASENIITNGSRIVVPEGVALLTFQDGQLTGLVAEPGGYEYRSEDPNSRSVFAGDGILASTVLTSWERFKFGGRPGSQQLAFYVNLKEIPNNRFGTQSEIYWDDAYLNAQVGAVTRGTYTLKIVDPVLLVKGFVPLTYLTPGGPVFDFSDLDNPAAGQLFTEVVSSLAGAFSRYTNDPSQGNRITRIQSDTVGFGLALAGAVEEGYQWVSQRGLQIVKVAIAAIEYDEDTRALLSDVKKADALGGARGNSFLQQSVARGMQAAGEGGGGAANMAVLGLGLNAASGAAGALQQPVGQPAAAPAAAPAADDPVAKLTQLKQMLDQGLITQDDYDAAKAKALGL, from the coding sequence GTGGGATTCATCAAGGCATTCGCCGGGGCGATCGGCGGCACGCTCGCCGACCAGTGGAAGGACTTCCTCACGCCCCCGGACGGCCTCGCGCCGACGGCGGCGATCTTCCCCGCGGTGCCGCGCGGGCAGAACGCCGGCCGCGGGTCGAACACCAAGGCGTCCGAGAACATCATCACCAACGGCAGCCGCATCGTCGTGCCCGAGGGCGTCGCGCTGCTGACGTTCCAGGACGGGCAGCTCACGGGCCTCGTCGCCGAGCCCGGCGGGTACGAGTACCGCTCGGAGGACCCGAACTCACGGTCCGTGTTCGCGGGTGACGGCATCCTCGCGTCGACGGTCCTGACGTCCTGGGAGCGGTTCAAGTTCGGGGGCCGGCCCGGGTCGCAGCAGCTCGCGTTCTACGTGAACCTCAAGGAGATCCCGAACAACCGGTTCGGCACCCAGTCGGAGATCTACTGGGACGACGCCTACCTCAACGCGCAGGTCGGGGCGGTCACGCGCGGCACGTACACGCTGAAGATCGTCGACCCCGTCCTGCTGGTCAAGGGCTTCGTGCCGCTGACGTACCTCACGCCCGGCGGCCCCGTGTTCGACTTCTCCGACCTCGACAACCCGGCGGCCGGCCAGCTGTTCACCGAGGTCGTCAGCTCGCTCGCGGGCGCCTTCTCGCGCTACACCAACGACCCGTCGCAGGGGAACCGCATCACGCGGATCCAGAGCGACACGGTCGGCTTCGGCCTCGCGCTCGCGGGCGCGGTCGAGGAGGGCTACCAGTGGGTGTCGCAGCGGGGCCTGCAGATCGTCAAGGTCGCGATCGCCGCGATCGAGTACGACGAGGACACGCGCGCGCTGCTGTCCGACGTCAAGAAGGCCGACGCGCTCGGCGGTGCCCGCGGCAACTCCTTCCTGCAGCAGTCCGTGGCCCGCGGCATGCAGGCTGCCGGCGAGGGTGGGGGCGGCGCGGCCAACATGGCGGTGCTGGGCCTGGGCCTCAACGCGGCGAGCGGTGCGGCCGGAGCCCTCCAGCAGCCCGTGGGGCAGCCCGCCGCCGCGCCCGCGGCGGCGCCGGCCGCCGACGACCCGGTCGCCAAGCTCACGCAGCTCAAGCAGATGCTCGACCAGGGCCTCATCACGCAGGACGACTACGACGCCGCCAAGGCGAAGGCGCTCGGCCTGTAG
- a CDS encoding TetR/AcrR family transcriptional regulator: protein MTGTQRRAQLLDVSRKLFAEKGFDNTSVEEIAARAEVSKPVVYEHFGGKEGVYAVVVDREIQALTGALTDALEQGGHPKVMVERTALALLSYIEASEDGFRILVRDSPVAQATGTFSSLIGDVASQVEHLLGAQFKKQGLDPRTAPMYAQMLVGMVALTGQWWLDARSPRKADVAAHLVNLAWNGLEGLERRPELTQPSP, encoded by the coding sequence ATGACGGGCACCCAGCGGCGCGCGCAGCTGCTGGACGTCTCGCGCAAGCTCTTCGCCGAGAAGGGGTTCGACAACACCTCGGTCGAGGAGATCGCGGCCCGCGCCGAGGTGTCCAAGCCCGTGGTGTACGAGCACTTCGGCGGCAAGGAGGGCGTCTACGCGGTCGTCGTCGACCGCGAGATCCAGGCCCTCACCGGTGCGCTGACCGACGCGCTCGAGCAGGGTGGGCACCCCAAGGTCATGGTCGAGCGCACGGCGCTCGCACTGCTGTCGTACATCGAGGCGTCGGAGGACGGGTTCCGGATCCTCGTGCGCGACTCACCGGTCGCGCAGGCCACCGGCACGTTCTCCTCGCTCATCGGCGACGTCGCGTCGCAGGTCGAGCACCTCCTGGGCGCGCAGTTCAAGAAGCAGGGCCTCGACCCCAGGACCGCGCCGATGTACGCGCAGATGCTCGTCGGCATGGTCGCGCTCACCGGCCAGTGGTGGCTCGACGCGCGCAGCCCGCGCAAGGCGGACGTCGCCGCGCACCTCGTCAACCTCGCGTGGAACGGGCTCGAGGGGCTCGAGCGGCGCCCGGAGCTGACGCAACCCAGCCCCTAG
- a CDS encoding SDR family NAD(P)-dependent oxidoreductase, with protein MAQAGRRTVVVTGGGTGMGRAVADRCVADGARVVVVGRRLEPLDAVVRGHGPDAVTAVAADLTDPDDVQRVAEVLDGTAVHVLVNNAGGVGGAASPGLHGRLEAWRRVLDQNLLSAMLLTETLWPALARPGGRVVSIGSIAGQRGGGGAYGAAKAGLVAWSAELAARGGPDGITVNVVAPGYVEDTEFFDPGGRSSRHDALVGQTLVGRAGTPADVAAAVAYLAGPDAGYVTGQVLSVNGGAYLGR; from the coding sequence ATGGCGCAGGCGGGGCGGCGTACCGTGGTGGTGACCGGTGGCGGCACCGGGATGGGCCGTGCGGTCGCCGACCGGTGCGTGGCCGACGGGGCACGGGTGGTCGTCGTGGGGCGTCGGCTGGAGCCGCTCGACGCGGTCGTGCGGGGGCACGGCCCTGACGCGGTGACGGCGGTCGCGGCCGACCTCACGGACCCCGACGACGTGCAGCGCGTCGCGGAGGTGCTCGACGGCACGGCGGTCCACGTGCTGGTCAACAACGCCGGCGGCGTCGGCGGTGCGGCGTCACCCGGGCTGCACGGCCGCCTGGAGGCGTGGCGCCGCGTCCTCGACCAGAACCTGCTGTCCGCGATGCTGCTCACCGAGACGCTCTGGCCCGCGCTGGCGCGGCCCGGCGGCCGGGTCGTCTCGATCGGCTCGATCGCGGGCCAGCGCGGCGGCGGTGGCGCGTACGGCGCCGCGAAGGCCGGGCTCGTGGCGTGGAGCGCCGAGCTCGCGGCCCGGGGCGGCCCGGACGGGATCACCGTCAACGTCGTCGCGCCGGGCTACGTCGAGGACACCGAGTTCTTCGACCCGGGCGGCCGATCGTCGCGCCACGACGCGCTCGTCGGCCAGACGCTCGTCGGGCGCGCGGGCACGCCTGCGGACGTGGCGGCTGCCGTGGCGTACCTCGCCGGCCCGGACGCCGGGTACGTCACCGGGCAGGTGCTGAGCGTCAACGGGGGTGCGTACCTCGGTCGCTGA
- a CDS encoding MFS transporter: MPALTYVATRRSAHAGYVVQAIVNNLAPLLFVVFHTSLDVPVAQLGVLASLNFGVQLLTDLGAVRVVDRVGYRRPLVLAHALAALGLVLLAVLPLVLASPFVGLCVAVVVYGVGGGLLEVLVSPVVEHLPSPPEEKAAGMALAHSFYCWGQLAVVVLTTALLAVLGTGLWPVLPVLWAVVPLVNLVVLLRVPMPATVPDEHRTPLRALFGTPLFLAALVLMTTGGAAELTMAQWSSFFAEQGTGAPKEVGDLLGPGLFALLMGLGRAAYGVWGHDVPLRPLLAASGAAAAVCYVVAATATVPVVSLVACALCGLAVALLWPGTFSLTSARFPLGGAAMFAVLALAGDAGGTFGPLGAGLLADAADGPLAGLAAALPGDAGTGLRAGLLLSAAVPLVFAVTVLVTGRARAGRTDAVSDRGTHPR; the protein is encoded by the coding sequence GTGCCCGCGCTCACCTACGTCGCCACCCGCCGCTCCGCCCACGCGGGCTACGTCGTGCAGGCGATCGTCAACAACCTCGCACCGCTGCTGTTCGTCGTCTTCCACACGTCGCTCGACGTGCCGGTCGCGCAGCTCGGGGTGCTCGCGTCGCTGAACTTCGGTGTGCAGCTGCTCACCGACCTCGGGGCGGTGCGGGTCGTCGACCGGGTGGGGTACCGCCGGCCGCTGGTGCTGGCGCACGCGCTCGCGGCGCTCGGCCTGGTGCTGCTCGCGGTCCTGCCTCTCGTGCTCGCCTCGCCGTTCGTCGGGCTGTGCGTCGCGGTCGTCGTCTACGGCGTCGGCGGCGGTCTGCTCGAGGTGCTCGTCTCCCCCGTCGTCGAGCACCTGCCGAGCCCGCCGGAGGAGAAGGCCGCGGGCATGGCGCTCGCGCACTCGTTCTACTGCTGGGGGCAGCTCGCGGTCGTCGTGCTCACCACCGCGCTGCTCGCCGTGCTCGGCACCGGGCTGTGGCCGGTGCTGCCGGTGCTGTGGGCGGTCGTGCCGCTGGTGAACCTCGTCGTGCTGCTGCGCGTGCCGATGCCCGCGACCGTGCCAGACGAGCACCGCACGCCGCTGCGCGCACTGTTCGGCACGCCGCTGTTCCTCGCGGCGCTCGTGCTCATGACCACCGGTGGCGCCGCCGAGCTGACGATGGCGCAGTGGTCCTCGTTCTTCGCCGAGCAGGGCACGGGCGCGCCCAAGGAGGTCGGTGACCTGCTGGGCCCGGGGCTGTTCGCGCTGCTCATGGGGCTGGGCCGCGCCGCGTACGGGGTGTGGGGGCACGACGTGCCGCTGCGGCCGCTGCTCGCGGCGTCCGGGGCCGCGGCGGCCGTCTGCTACGTCGTCGCGGCCACCGCCACCGTGCCGGTCGTCAGCCTCGTCGCGTGCGCGCTGTGCGGGCTCGCGGTCGCGCTGCTGTGGCCCGGCACGTTCTCGCTGACGTCGGCGCGGTTCCCGCTGGGTGGTGCCGCGATGTTCGCGGTGCTCGCGCTCGCCGGCGACGCGGGCGGCACGTTCGGCCCGCTGGGCGCCGGGCTGCTCGCGGACGCGGCCGACGGCCCGTTGGCCGGCCTGGCCGCGGCACTGCCGGGCGACGCGGGCACGGGCCTGCGCGCGGGGCTGCTGCTCAGCGCCGCCGTGCCGCTGGTGTTCGCGGTGACCGTGCTGGTGACGGGACGTGCGCGCGCCGGGCGCACCGACGCGGTCAGCGACCGAGGTACGCACCCCCGTTGA
- a CDS encoding TIGR00645 family protein: MTSSTPATVEPTEPSRPYARSVSSLVFFSRWLQLPLYLGLIVAQIVYVWQFLKELWHLIDFSVFGHEVKGMEEFGGEATTMLIVLGLVDVVMISNLLIMVIIGGYETFVSRMRLDGHPDQPEWLSHVNANVLKTKLAMSIIGISSIHLLRTFIESSVGDVSGETMMWQTLIHVAFVASALALAWIDRLAQGTARPAH, from the coding sequence GTGACGTCGTCGACCCCCGCGACCGTGGAGCCGACCGAGCCGAGCCGTCCCTACGCGCGCTCCGTCTCGTCCCTCGTCTTCTTCTCGCGGTGGCTGCAGCTGCCGCTGTACCTCGGGCTGATCGTCGCGCAGATCGTGTACGTGTGGCAGTTCCTCAAGGAGCTGTGGCACCTGATCGACTTCTCGGTCTTCGGGCACGAGGTCAAGGGCATGGAGGAGTTCGGCGGCGAGGCCACGACCATGCTCATCGTCCTGGGCCTCGTCGACGTCGTGATGATCTCCAACCTGCTCATCATGGTGATCATCGGCGGCTACGAGACGTTCGTGTCCCGCATGCGCCTCGACGGGCACCCGGACCAGCCGGAGTGGCTGAGCCACGTCAACGCCAACGTGCTGAAGACCAAGCTCGCGATGTCGATCATCGGCATCTCCTCGATCCACCTGCTGCGCACGTTCATCGAGTCGTCGGTGGGCGACGTGAGCGGCGAGACGATGATGTGGCAGACCCTCATCCACGTCGCGTTCGTCGCCTCCGCGCTGGCGCTGGCGTGGATCGACCGGCTGGCCCAGGGCACGGCGCGCCCCGCGCACTGA
- a CDS encoding gluconokinase: MTATGHPTTRAAASRPGRAAVPRVVVMGVAGCGKSTVGSTLARLLGVPFLDSDALHPPANVARMSRGVPLTDDERAPWLAAVGAEIAAAPDGLVVACSALRRRYRDALRTAAPGTVFVHLTGTRDLLAARMTARLDRFMPPALLDSQLATLEPLETDERGWSLSVTWPPDELAASAAERVLTA; encoded by the coding sequence ATGACCGCCACCGGCCACCCCACCACCCGCGCCGCAGCGTCGCGGCCGGGTCGGGCCGCCGTGCCCCGCGTCGTCGTCATGGGCGTCGCGGGGTGCGGCAAGTCCACCGTGGGCTCGACGCTCGCCCGCCTGCTGGGCGTGCCGTTCCTCGACTCCGACGCGCTGCACCCGCCCGCGAACGTCGCCCGCATGAGCCGTGGCGTCCCGCTGACGGACGACGAGCGCGCGCCGTGGCTCGCCGCGGTGGGCGCGGAGATCGCCGCGGCCCCCGACGGGCTCGTCGTGGCGTGCTCGGCGCTGCGCCGCCGCTACCGCGACGCCCTGCGCACCGCGGCACCCGGGACGGTGTTCGTCCACCTCACCGGCACGCGCGACCTGCTGGCCGCGCGCATGACGGCACGGCTCGACCGCTTCATGCCGCCGGCGCTGCTCGACAGCCAGCTCGCCACGCTCGAGCCGCTCGAGACCGACGAGCGCGGGTGGTCGCTGAGCGTGACGTGGCCGCCCGACGAGCTCGCGGCGAGCGCGGCCGAGCGCGTGCTCACCGCGTAG
- the uxaC gene encoding glucuronate isomerase: protein MTHDDRLLPLDPGVRALARDLYKQVRDLPILSPHGHVPAQLLLDDEPFTDPASLLVTPDHYVTRLLHASGVPLETLGVGRGPLDEADARTAWRALCTHWHVFRGTSVRYWLDSTLRDVLGTDLRPGPDTADELYDAITDRLARPDFRPRALLRRFGIEVLATTDDPVDDLAAHAALRDDPTFTTRVLPTFRPDRYLEPAAPGWADAVERLGEAAGTSTVTYAGWVAAMADRRAYFRAHGAVSSDHSHEDVGTAPLDDADAERLYGRALVGSVSAAEGVALRRHMLLEMAHLSTQDGLTMTLHPGVRRNHHGPTAERFGPDTGHDIPLPGAFTDHLRPLLERYGTHPDLRVVLFTLDESVTSRELAPLAGFYPSVYVGTPWWFLDAPASIRRWRESVTEIAGLSRTSGFIDDTRALLSIPARHDMARRLDAGFLASLVAEHRLDEDEAAGALVDLVAGRPREVFRL from the coding sequence ATGACCCACGACGACCGCCTGCTGCCGCTCGACCCGGGCGTGCGCGCGCTGGCCCGCGACCTGTACAAGCAGGTCCGCGACCTGCCGATCCTCTCGCCCCACGGCCACGTCCCCGCGCAGCTCCTGCTCGACGACGAGCCGTTCACCGACCCCGCGTCGCTGCTCGTCACGCCGGACCACTACGTGACGCGCCTGCTGCACGCGTCGGGCGTCCCGCTCGAGACGCTCGGCGTGGGCCGCGGGCCGCTCGACGAGGCCGATGCCCGGACCGCCTGGCGTGCGCTGTGCACGCACTGGCACGTGTTCCGCGGCACGTCGGTGCGGTACTGGCTCGACTCGACGCTGCGTGACGTGCTCGGGACCGACCTGCGGCCCGGCCCCGACACCGCCGACGAGCTGTACGACGCGATCACCGACCGGCTGGCCCGCCCCGACTTCCGGCCCCGCGCGCTGCTGCGACGGTTCGGCATCGAGGTCCTCGCCACCACGGACGATCCGGTCGACGACCTCGCGGCGCACGCCGCGCTGCGCGACGACCCGACGTTCACCACGCGCGTGCTGCCCACGTTCCGGCCCGACCGGTACCTCGAGCCCGCGGCGCCCGGTTGGGCCGACGCGGTCGAGCGGCTGGGCGAGGCCGCCGGCACGTCCACGGTGACGTACGCCGGGTGGGTGGCGGCGATGGCCGACCGGCGCGCGTACTTCCGGGCGCACGGTGCGGTGTCCAGCGACCACAGCCACGAGGACGTGGGCACGGCACCGCTCGACGACGCCGACGCCGAGCGCCTGTACGGCCGCGCGCTCGTCGGCTCGGTGAGCGCCGCGGAGGGCGTCGCGCTGCGCCGGCACATGCTGCTGGAGATGGCGCACCTGTCCACGCAGGACGGCCTGACGATGACGCTGCACCCGGGCGTGCGGCGCAACCACCACGGGCCCACGGCCGAGCGGTTCGGCCCCGACACGGGCCACGACATCCCGCTGCCGGGCGCGTTCACCGACCACCTGCGGCCGCTGCTCGAGCGCTACGGCACGCACCCGGACCTGCGTGTGGTGCTCTTCACCCTCGACGAGTCCGTCACGTCCCGCGAGCTCGCGCCGCTGGCCGGGTTCTACCCGTCGGTGTACGTGGGGACGCCCTGGTGGTTCCTCGACGCGCCGGCCTCGATCCGGCGGTGGCGCGAGTCCGTGACCGAGATCGCCGGCCTGAGCAGGACCAGCGGTTTCATCGACGACACGCGGGCGCTGCTGTCGATCCCGGCGCGGCACGACATGGCGCGCCGGCTCGACGCCGGCTTCCTCGCGTCGCTGGTCGCCGAGCACCGGCTCGACGAGGACGAGGCGGCGGGCGCGCTCGTCGACCTGGTGGCGGGCCGCCCGCGGGAGGTCTTCCGGCTGTGA
- the glmU gene encoding bifunctional UDP-N-acetylglucosamine diphosphorylase/glucosamine-1-phosphate N-acetyltransferase GlmU: MTVPRPAAVVVLAAGEGTRMRSATPKVLHTLGGRSMVGHALAAARALEPDRVAVVVRHERERVAAHVLGTDPDVLLVDQDDIPGTGRAVQLAMTALDAAAQAAAADAAATGHDVGGAAADSVLGGAVVVVAGDVPLLDAGTLGQLLAAHAADGNAVTVLTTEVPEPTGYGRILREPGTGDVLGIVEEKDATDAQREVTEINTSVYVFDAGVLRSALARLGRDNAQGEVYLTDVLAIARGDGGHVRALRTDDRMSVEGVNDRVQLAALRAELNRRVLDDWMREGVTVVDPATTWVDVDVELERDVTLLPGTQLHGATVVREGATVGPDTTLTDVEVGAGAIVVRTHGSSSVVGEGATVGPFAYLRPGTELGAQGKIGTFVETKNAQIGTGSKIPHLSYVGDATIGEHSNIGAASVTVNFDGVNKHRTVIGSHARTGSDNMFVAPVVVGDGAYTGAGTVVRRDVPPGALAVSAGAQRNIEGWVARSRAGTPAAEAAARARGTRDVAGLSPQARAELERAATAAIPVTPPPRLPGQPAELDDPTDTPAGSTTTEGGQQR, translated from the coding sequence GTGACCGTCCCCCGCCCAGCCGCCGTCGTCGTCCTCGCAGCGGGTGAGGGCACCCGCATGCGCTCCGCCACCCCCAAGGTCCTGCACACCCTCGGCGGGCGCAGCATGGTCGGCCACGCGCTGGCCGCCGCCCGCGCGCTCGAGCCCGACCGCGTCGCCGTCGTCGTCCGCCACGAGCGCGAGCGCGTCGCCGCGCACGTGCTCGGGACCGACCCGGACGTGCTGCTCGTGGACCAGGACGACATCCCCGGTACCGGGCGTGCCGTGCAGCTCGCGATGACGGCCCTCGACGCTGCGGCGCAGGCCGCCGCGGCGGACGCCGCCGCGACGGGTCACGACGTGGGCGGCGCCGCGGCCGACTCGGTGCTCGGTGGCGCGGTCGTCGTCGTCGCCGGCGACGTCCCGCTGCTCGACGCGGGCACGCTGGGCCAGCTGCTCGCGGCGCACGCCGCCGACGGCAACGCCGTCACCGTCCTCACCACCGAGGTCCCCGAGCCGACGGGCTACGGCCGGATCCTGCGCGAGCCCGGGACGGGTGACGTGCTGGGCATCGTCGAGGAGAAGGACGCGACCGACGCGCAGCGCGAGGTCACCGAGATCAACACGTCGGTGTACGTCTTCGACGCCGGCGTGCTGCGCTCCGCGCTCGCGCGCCTGGGCCGCGACAACGCGCAGGGCGAGGTGTACCTGACCGACGTGCTCGCGATCGCGCGCGGCGACGGCGGGCACGTGCGCGCGCTGCGCACCGACGACCGCATGAGCGTCGAGGGCGTCAACGACCGCGTGCAGCTCGCCGCCCTGCGGGCCGAGCTCAACCGCCGCGTCCTCGACGACTGGATGCGCGAGGGTGTCACCGTCGTCGACCCCGCCACCACGTGGGTCGACGTCGACGTCGAGCTCGAGCGCGACGTCACGCTGCTGCCGGGCACGCAGCTGCACGGCGCGACCGTCGTGCGCGAGGGCGCCACGGTCGGCCCCGACACCACGCTCACCGACGTCGAGGTCGGCGCCGGCGCGATCGTCGTGCGCACGCACGGCTCGTCGTCCGTCGTCGGCGAGGGCGCGACCGTCGGCCCGTTCGCGTACCTGCGCCCCGGCACCGAGCTGGGCGCCCAGGGCAAGATCGGCACGTTCGTCGAGACGAAGAACGCGCAGATCGGCACGGGGTCGAAGATCCCGCACCTGTCGTACGTCGGCGACGCGACCATCGGGGAGCACTCGAACATCGGCGCCGCCTCCGTCACCGTCAACTTCGACGGCGTCAACAAGCACCGCACGGTCATCGGCTCCCACGCGCGCACCGGCTCGGACAACATGTTCGTCGCACCCGTCGTCGTCGGCGACGGCGCGTACACCGGCGCCGGCACGGTCGTGCGCCGCGACGTGCCGCCGGGCGCGCTCGCGGTCAGCGCCGGCGCGCAGCGCAACATCGAGGGCTGGGTCGCACGCTCGCGCGCCGGCACTCCCGCGGCCGAGGCCGCCGCCCGCGCCCGCGGCACCCGCGACGTCGCGGGCCTGTCGCCGCAGGCGCGCGCGGAGCTGGAGCGTGCCGCGACCGCCGCCATCCCGGTGACGCCGCCACCGCGGCTGCCGGGCCAGCCGGCAGAGCTCGACGACCCGACGGACACCCCCGCGGGCAGCACCACGACCGAGGGCGGGCAGCAGCGATGA
- a CDS encoding ribose-phosphate diphosphokinase produces MTGIISHDGEKRLVLASGRAHPELAQDVADSLGIELLPTTAYDFANGEIYVRFGESVRGSDAFVLQSHCSPINQWMMEQLLMVDALKRASAKTITVIAPFYPYARQDKKHRGREPISARLMADLFRTAGADRIMSVDLHAAQTQGFFDGPVDHLWAQPILVEYVRTRVDTSNVTVVSPDAGRIRVAEQWAAKLGGGPLAFVHKTRDIRSPNKAVSNRVVGDVEGRSCVIVDDLIDTAGTIAGAVRVVLEAGAKDVIVAATHGVLSDPATERLQECGAREVIITDTLPIAEERRFPQLTVLSIAPLLARAIREVFDDGSVTSLFDGNA; encoded by the coding sequence ATGACCGGCATCATCAGCCACGACGGGGAGAAGCGACTGGTCCTGGCCTCGGGCCGGGCCCACCCCGAGCTCGCGCAGGACGTGGCGGACTCCCTGGGCATCGAGCTGCTGCCGACCACCGCGTACGACTTCGCCAACGGCGAGATCTACGTGCGGTTCGGGGAGTCCGTGCGCGGCAGCGACGCGTTCGTCCTGCAGTCGCACTGCTCGCCCATCAACCAGTGGATGATGGAGCAGCTCCTCATGGTCGACGCGCTCAAGCGTGCGTCGGCCAAGACGATCACCGTCATCGCCCCGTTCTACCCGTACGCGCGGCAGGACAAGAAGCACCGCGGCCGCGAGCCGATCTCGGCCCGTCTCATGGCGGACCTGTTCCGCACCGCCGGTGCCGACCGCATCATGAGCGTCGATCTGCACGCCGCGCAGACGCAGGGCTTCTTCGACGGCCCGGTCGACCACCTGTGGGCCCAGCCGATCCTCGTCGAGTACGTGCGTACGCGCGTCGACACGTCGAACGTCACGGTCGTCTCGCCCGACGCGGGCCGCATCCGCGTCGCCGAGCAGTGGGCCGCGAAGCTCGGCGGAGGGCCCCTGGCGTTCGTCCACAAGACGCGCGACATCCGCAGCCCCAACAAGGCCGTCTCCAACCGTGTCGTCGGTGACGTCGAGGGTCGCAGCTGCGTCATCGTCGACGACCTGATCGACACCGCCGGCACGATCGCGGGGGCCGTGCGCGTCGTCCTCGAGGCGGGCGCCAAGGACGTCATCGTGGCGGCGACGCACGGCGTGCTGTCCGACCCCGCGACGGAGCGACTGCAGGAGTGCGGTGCGCGCGAGGTCATCATCACCGACACCCTCCCGATCGCCGAGGAGCGTCGCTTCCCGCAGCTCACGGTGCTGTCCATCGCCCCCCTGCTGGCGCGCGCGATCCGCGAGGTCTTCGACGACGGCTCGGTGACCTCGCTGTTCGACGGGAACGCCTGA
- a CDS encoding SIMPL domain-containing protein, with protein sequence MPGPAHGEHPHGGLTVRGSGAADAVPDVVVAELATEVRAADVSAALREATDALAAVRDALRHEGVDDRAVRTGSTSTWTEQSGPEGEVLRVVARLGLVVTLRDVGRAGDVIGTAVAAGGAPVRLGGLRLVVSDPGGAQTAAREAAWADAVAKAEHLAGLAGRALGPVLRVQEDEPGGAATPRFARARAETLALPVEPGEQTVQAAVTVTWAWADATVEDGPAVR encoded by the coding sequence GTGCCGGGCCCCGCGCACGGCGAGCACCCGCACGGCGGGCTGACCGTGCGCGGGTCCGGCGCGGCCGACGCCGTCCCGGACGTCGTCGTCGCCGAGCTGGCGACCGAGGTGCGGGCGGCGGACGTGAGCGCGGCGCTGCGCGAGGCGACCGACGCGCTCGCCGCCGTGCGGGACGCGCTGCGCCACGAGGGCGTCGACGACCGCGCGGTGCGCACCGGCAGCACGTCGACGTGGACCGAGCAGTCCGGTCCCGAGGGTGAGGTCCTGCGGGTCGTGGCGCGGCTCGGGCTGGTCGTCACGCTGCGGGACGTGGGACGGGCCGGGGACGTCATCGGCACCGCCGTGGCGGCGGGCGGCGCGCCCGTACGGCTCGGGGGCCTGCGCCTGGTCGTCAGCGACCCGGGCGGTGCGCAGACCGCGGCGCGCGAGGCCGCGTGGGCGGACGCGGTGGCCAAGGCCGAGCACCTCGCCGGGCTGGCAGGACGCGCCCTGGGGCCCGTCCTGCGGGTGCAGGAGGACGAGCCGGGTGGTGCGGCGACCCCGCGCTTCGCGCGCGCCCGGGCGGAGACGCTCGCGCTCCCGGTCGAGCCCGGCGAGCAGACCGTGCAGGCCGCGGTGACGGTCACGTGGGCGTGGGCCGACGCGACGGTCGAGGACGGCCCCGCAGTCCGGTAG